A genomic segment from Spinacia oleracea cultivar Varoflay chromosome 3, BTI_SOV_V1, whole genome shotgun sequence encodes:
- the LOC130470097 gene encoding uncharacterized protein has protein sequence MTMPLYLKNEKTQWVVHVDGSATQNGCGAGIICESPEGDVYEYAMCFNFQASNNEAEYEALICGIQMSKAAGAIEVLILSDSQLIVSQVRGEYEAKDDAMINYLEKVRQEVQQLTSFEIQRVPRSENSKADALSKLASSASCDTPRHVFWEVKQTKSIDILRMAISDRTATWMDDIVNFKMNGVPPEDYKRNVPEKGHEVLEDLHQGLCSSHIGGRALAEKALRTGYYWPTLKEDALDLVKRCDKCQRFAHLIQRSAQKLTPSTSPIPFAKWGMDLLGPYTMAPRGLRYMIVAVDYFTKWVEAEAMKNTKAHDVRAFIWKNIITRFGVPQSIVFDNGPQLKTPKLESWLADHGVAACFASVGRPQANGQISYQKPEGTRLYASNYTNSG, from the exons ATGACTATGCCACTCTACTTGAAAAATGAAAAGACCCAATGGGTAGTCCATGTGGATGGTTCCGCCACCCAAAATGGGTGTGGAGCCGGCATCATCTGCGAATCACCAGAAGGGGATgtctatgaatatgcaatgtGTTTCAACTTTCAAGCGTCAAACAATGAAGCTGAATATGAAGCCTTGATATGTGGAATCCAAATGAGCAAAGCAGCTGGAGCAATAGAGGTCCTGATCCTATCTGACTCACAGCTAATTGTCAGTCAAGTAAGGGGAGAATATGAAGCCAAGGACGACGCCATGATAAATTACTTGGAAAAAGTCCGCCAAGAAGTACAGCAGCTGACTAGCTTTGAAATACAACGTGTACCACGGTCCGAAAACAGCAAGGCAGACGCCTTATCCAAGTTGGCCAGCTCAGCATCTTGCGACACACCACGTCAtgtattttgggaggtaaaacagACCAAGAGCATTGATATCTTGAGGATGGCCATCTCAGACCGGACGGCCACCTGGATGGACGATATAGTcaatttcaaaatgaatgggGTGCCCCCTGAGGATTACAAAAGAAATGTACCTG AGAAAGGGCATGAAGTACTGGAAGATCTCcatcagggattatgcagctctcACATAGGGGGGAGGGCCTTGGCAGAAAAAGCTCTAAGAACTGGATAttattggcccactctcaaagaagacgccCTTGACTTGGTTAAGCGGTGTGATAAATGTCAACGGTTTGCTCATCTAATTCAACGATCGGCTCAAAAGCTAACACCCAGCACCAGTCCTATACCatttgccaaatgggggatggacctaTTAGGCCCTTATACGATGGCCCCAAGAGGACTGCGCTATATGATAGTTGctgtcgactatttcaccaaatgggtagaagctgaagcCATGAAAAACACCAAGGCACATGACGTGAGAGccttcatctggaaaaacatcattACAAGATTCGGCGTGCCTCAGTCCATtgtctttgataatgggccaCAATTAAAGACACCCAAATTGGAAAGCTGGTTGGCTGATCACGGCGTCGCggcatgttttgcatcagttgGCCGTCCTCAAGCAAACGGACAG ATTTCCTACCAGAAACCAGAGGGAACACGGCTCTACGCTAGCAACTATACAAACTCCGGATGA